A part of Astatotilapia calliptera chromosome 15, fAstCal1.2, whole genome shotgun sequence genomic DNA contains:
- the LOC113007130 gene encoding leucine-rich repeat-containing protein 15, translating to MTECSGRMEHLAWLILAMLWMVQAIDSCPDVCKCSRKSGPEKSDVNCHKRGLRAFPSKLPSDAWIVKLGENGITNLKANTLRSIPKIESVNLERNAIKSIHPQAFSGAKQLMLLNLYGNHISILPPRGFQDLLNLRFLMLGQNQIGILKPEIFAGMRNLSELDLTLNALTVLPPNAFKPLIALKVLDLSLNRIQKISPKAFSGLRQLLFLNLDNNSLKTIPSGAFKPLQSLEMLVLDNNLLSTLTLTALDGLSNLQELYLRNNELELLPSDVFINLPKLSQLALSGNRLKTVDGNMFTHMPVLKKLYLHDNPWQCDCNISPLVRWMGDTKATLSPRHSPKCVTPQELRNKSLSSLQIDKLLCHT from the exons ATGACAGAGTGTTCAG GAAGGATGGAGCACTTAGCATGGCTGATACTAGCAATGCTATGGATGGTGCAGGCCATAGATTCCTGCCCCGATGTCTGCAAATGCTCCAGGAAGTCTGGCCCAGAAAAATCAGATGTCAACTGCCATAAGCGGGGGCTTCGAGCTTTTCCTTCCAAATTGCCTTCTGATGCTTGGATTGTTAAACTAG GTGAGAATGGTATTACCAACCTGAAGGCAAATACTCTGAGATCAATTCCAAAGATCGAGAGCGTCAATCTGGAGAGAAATGCcataaaatccatccatccccaGGCCTTCTCCGGTGCAAAGCAATTGATGCTTCTCAATCTTTATGGCAACCACATATCCATTCTTCCACCAAGGGGGTTTCAG GACCTCCTAAACCTCCGCTTCCTCATGTTGGGACAGAACCAGATTGGCATCCTGAAACCTGAGATTTTTGCTGGCATGAGAAACCTGTCAGAGTTGGACCTTACTCTCAATGCACTGACAGTCCTCCCACCGAATGCGTTCAAACCTCTGATTGCTCTCAAAGTTTTGGATCTTTCCCTCAACCGCATCCAGAAGATTTCTCCCAAGGCCTTCAGTGGACTGAGGCAGCTCTTGTTCCTCAACTTGGACAACAACAG TCTGAAGACCATTCCTTCTGGGGCATTCAAGCCCCTGCAATCTCTGGAGATGTTGGTTCTAGACAACAACCTACTATCTACCCTGACGTTAACAGCTTTGGATGGCCTGAGCAACTTGCAG GAACTCTACCTGAGGAACAACGAGTTGGAGCTTCTGCCCTCTGATGTGTTCATCAACCTGCCCAAGCTTTCACAGCTGGCACTCAGCGGAAACCGCCTGAAGACAGTGGATGGAAACATGTTCACCCATATGCCTG TTCTAAAGAAGTTGTACCTCCATGACAACCCTTGGCAGTGTGACTGTAACATTAGCCCACTGGTGCGGTGGATGGGTGACACCAAGGCCACGCTTTCACCACGGCACAGCCCAAAGTGCGTGACTCCTCAAGAGCTCAGAAATAAGagcctcagcagcctgcaaaTTGATAAACTGCTCTGTCACACTTAA